The window GCGAAGCGGCGTGACGATCGCGGATTATCCGAGTCGGGAGCGGCGGACCGGGCTCGCCTGGACCGGTTCCTGTCCCTGGTCCAGGACCTCCCTCACCTTGCGCGCCAGGCCGTCGGGAGTGAACGGCTTCTGCAGGAAGGCGGTCCCGGGGTCGAGGATGCCGTGGTGCACGATGGCGTTGCTGGTGTAGCCGGACATGTACAGGACCTTCATGTCCGGCCGGAGGGTCGCGAGACGCTGGGCCAGCTCGCGGCCGCCCATCTGGGGCATCACGACGTCGCTGAGCATCAGATGGATTGCGCCCGTGTGCTGCTTGCAGATCTCGAGAGCCTCGAGCCCCTCGCCGGCCGCGACCACCGTGTAGCCGTTCATCTCGAGCATCTGGCGGACGAGCTCCCTGAGCTCCTTCTGGTCCTCGACCAGCAGGATGGTCTCGGAGCCTCTTGGGATGTCCGAAGGCCGGCCGTCGCGCGTCAGCCTGTCGACGACCCCCTCGGCCTGCGGCAGGTAGATCTTGAAGGTCGTGCCGCGTCCCGGCTCGCTGTAGGCCCAGACGTTGCCGCCGCTCTGCTTGACGATTCCGTAGACGGTCGATAGCCCCAGCCCCGTCCCCTTGCCGGGGCCCTTGGTGGTGAAGAACGGCTCGAAGATGTGGGCCATCGCCTCCCGATCCATCCCGCACCCCGTGTCGCTCACCGCGAGCAGGATGTAGGCGCCCGCGCGGACGCCGACGTGCCTGGCGGCGTAGGTGTCGTCCAGATCGACGTTCGCCGTCTCGAGCGTCAGCTTGCCCCCCTGGGGCATCGCATCCCGCGCGTTCACCACGAGATTCATGATCACCTGCTCGATCTGTCCGGGGTCCGCCTTGGTGCGGCGCAGGTCGGCGGCGGGGGAGATGATCAGCTCGACGTCCTCGCCGATCAGACGTCTCAGCATTTTCTCGAGGTCCACGACGATGGTATTCAGGTCCAGGACCTTCGGCTCGAGGATCTGCTTCCGGCTGAACGCCAGGAGCTGCCGCGTGAGAGAGGCGGCACGCATCCCGGCCTTCCGGATTTCGTTGATGTCCCGGCTCATCCGATCCTCGGCCGGGATGCGCCCCAGCAGGAGCTCGGTGTAGCCGTTGATGATCGTCAGGAGGTTGTTGAAGTCGTGCGCGATGCCCCCCGCCAGCCGTCCGATCGCCTCGACCTTCTGGGACTGCCGCAGCTGCTCCTCGCTGCGGCGCAGCGCCTCTTCCGCCTTCTTGTGCTCCCGGCGCTCCTCCGCGTCCCGGAGCTCGCGCTCGACCGCGGCCCCCAGGCGGGTCAGCTTCCCTTTGGTCAGGAAATCGTGCGCGCCGCTCTTCATGGCGATGGCGGCGGTCTCCTCCCCGATCGTGCCGGACACGATGATGAACGGCAGGTCCATGCTCCGTCGCTTGATGATCTCGAGGGCGTGCATCGCCGTGAACTGCGGCATGGCGTAGTCGGAGATGATGAGGGACCAGGGCTCGCGGTCCAGGGCCTCGTTCATGGCCGCCTCGCTGTCGACGCGATGATAGACGGGCTCGTAGTTCTGGCGTCTGAGCTCGCGAAGCAGGAGCTCGGCGTCGTTCTCGTTATCTTCGAGGATCAGGACGCGCAGCGGTCGTGTCATCGTCCCATCAGGCCGGCATGGGCGGCGAAGCGTTGGTGACCAGCCAGTAGAGGCCGAGGTGCCCCGCAGCCTTCACGAACTCCGCGAACTCCACCGGCTTCTGGACGTAGCTGTTGGCGCCCGAATCGTACGCCCCGACCAGATCCTTCTCCTCCTTCGAGGACGTCAGGATGACGATCGGCAGCAGCTTGGTCCGCGGGTCGGCCCGCAGGCGGCGCAGGACCTCCAGACCGTTCACCTTCGGCAGCTTCAGGTCCAGGAGGACCACGGCGAGCTGGTCCAGCCGGATCCGGGGCGGTTTCCCGGAGGACCCCAAAAGATAGTCCAGCGCCTCGCTGCCGTCGCGCGCCACGACCACCTCATTGAGGATGTTGTTCTTCTTCAGCGCCCGCAGGGTCAGCGCCTCGTCGTCCGGGTTGTCCTCCACCAGCAGCACGATCCTCTTGTCCTCCATTCGTTCCTCCCTTTCCGAGCGTGAAATAGACCGTCGCCCCCTTGTCGGGAGCGGCGATGGCCCAGACGCGACCGCCGTGCCGGTTCACGATCCGCTGGACGGTGGCCAGACCGATCCCGATGCCCGGGAACTCGTTCTGGCCGTGCAGACGCTGGAACGCGCCGAACAGCTTGTCGACGAAGGCCATGTCGAAGCCGGCGCCGTTGTCCTGGACGAAGTACCTGGTCTCACCCGAACCGCCGTCGATGCCGAACTCGATCCGGGCCGGGGTCCGCTTGCGGGTGAACTTCCAGGCGTTCCCGATCAGGTTCTGCAGGACGGCGCGCAGGAGCGCCTGGTCCCCCTCCGCGACGGCCCCTTCGGCGACCACGCACTCGACCTGACGCCCGTCCTCGCTCTGTAGCAGATCAGCGACGATCTCCCGCGCCAGCGAGCTGAGGTCGACGCTCCCACCCTTCACTTCGGTGCGGGTGACGCGGGAGAGGTTCAGGAGGCCGTCGATGAGCTGGCCCATCTTGACGGAGGACGCGACGATCCGCTGGAGCGAGTCCCGGCCCGCCTCGTTGAGGGAATCGGCGCAGTCCTCCATCAGGGCGTGGCTGAACCCCTCGATGCTCCGAAGGGGCGCTCGCAGGTCGTGCGACACGGAGTACGAGAAGGCCTCGAGCTCCTTGTTGGCGATCTCGAGCTGGGCGGTGCGCTCGGCCACACGTTGCTCCAGGCGATCGCGGGCGGTCCGGAGCTCGGCCTCCTGTTGCCGGATCTCCTCGAGCATCTCGTTGAAGGCCCCGACGAGCGAACCGATCTCGTCCCGGCTGCCGCCCGTGGCGCGGACGGAGTAGTCCTTCTCCAGCGTAACCTTTCTCGCGGTCTCGGCGAGCCCGAGGATCGGCTGCGCGATGTCCCGCTGCAGCCGCGTCGATATGACGAGAGAGATGAGCAGCGAAAGGAGCAGCACGCTGGCGAAGATCACGACGTCCCGCGCCATCGTGCCTGTGATCTCGCTGAGGTCCGATGCGATGACGACGGTGCCGATCGTCTTCCCGTCGAAAAGGATCCTCCTCGACAGGAGGAGCCGATCCTCGAGCATCCGGGCGCCCGGGCCGGTGTCGAGGGCGCTCTCGACCGGCAGGGTCGTCCCGGCGGACGCGTCGCGGACGTACGTCGCGAACAGCCGGTGGTCCGCCGTGTACAGTCCGGCGGCGCGGACGCGCGGATCGGCCTTCAGCGCCGAGAGCGTCGTTTCGGCGGACTTCGGATCGCTGAACAGCAGGGCGGAGAGGCAGTTCGCCCCCACGATGTCGGTCTGGACCGACAATCTCCGCACCAGTTTCTCGCGCAGCTCCATGAGGTCGAAGCTGATGATCACCGCGCCGACGATGAGCAGGGCTATGGTCTTGCTGACGATGCTGGCGAGGACCAGCTTCCTCTTGATCGAACCGCCGCCGAACAGTGCCATGCGTCCTAGACCCCCTCACGTCCGGATCCGTCGACGATCCGTCCGAGTTTCATGAGCTGGGCGCTGATCTTGAGATGGGCGCGCTGCACGGCGGCGACGTTGATGTCGAAGCGCACCTTCTTGTCCTCCGTCCGGAACGCGATCTGGCCGCCTCGCGAGGCGAACCGATCCAGGTCGCCGACGGTCAGGACGGACGCGCCTTCCAGGGCCTTGAGGATGGAGGGAAGGCGGTCCCGTTCCGAGTTGCTGATGAAAAGAACGTGGCTGTCACGGGCGTCCTTGATGTTCGCGAACCTCTTGACCACGAGCCTCCTGCTGTTCACGCTCTTGCCGCGGAAGGTCTCGTCGAGGATGGCGCCGAACGGATCCTCCCCGAGCACACCGACGACGACCGTCTCGGCGGTGCGGGAGTACGTCTCGGAGGGCCAGTCCACGAAGGTCGTGAAGTAGTAGAGGTAGGCGGCCTTGATCTGGTACTCGGAGAGCACGCCCTTGGCCGTCTCGTCTCCGCGCGCTCCGCCGCCCGCCGCCAGGAGCATTCCCCCCAGGCACAGGACCAGGAGTCGGTGCCGGGACGCCGCTACCATCGTCGCGCGATCCGGCCGTACACACTGCGCTCGACCTCGACCCTCGCGACGCTTCCCCCGGCGAACTCCGCGTGACGGGAGTCGAGGAGGTTTTGCCCGGCCACGGCGAGCTCGAAGCCGGCGCCGAGACGCCGGCTGAACAGCACGTCCATCTCCGTGTAGGCGTCGACCGACTGGCTCGGCAGCCGCCCGACGTACCTCAGGGTCACGTCCAGCCCGAAATTCCGCGGCAGGTCCAGCGACGACCTCAAGTTAGCCATGCGGCGCGGGCTCGATCCTTCCGTGGAGTTCTCCGTGGTCGTATCGAGGCTGTCCGACGACGGGAGCAGATCGATCTCGAGAAAGGAGCACGAGCCGGCGAGACGCCAGCGGCCGGCGGGGTGCCAGTCCAGCGAGAGCTCCGCGCCTCGCGCGTCCGCCGTCATCCCGTTCCCGAAGCCGAGCGGAAGGACTGTATGGCTCGGCGGTGGGGAGGTCTCCGTGAAGGGGACGCCGGGCTCCAGGCTCAGCAGACGCGCGTAGTCGTTCTGGAACAGCGCCAGGTCGACGAACAGACGCTCCATCGCCTGGAGCCGGTAGCCCAGCTCGTACGCCGTGAGCCGCTCCGGCTTGAAGTCCTTCGATCCGATCAGACGCGCGAATGTCGGCGTCGTGGGCTCGACGAACGCGGTCAGCGACAGATCGGTCTCGATCCGCGACGGCACGCGCAGCGCCCGCGAGGCCGCGGACCAGAAGACCTGCTTCGATGACGGGCTGAACACGACGCGCAGGTTCGGCTGCGAATTGAACCCGCTGTAGTCGTTGTGCTCGAACTTCGAGCCCACCGTCAGGGTCCATTTCGAGGGCACGATCCGGAACTCGTCCTGCACGAACCCGCTCAGCACGTCGTCGGTCCGATCATGGGGGACGATCTGAAGCGTCGGCACGGATTCGGTGACCCCGGAGGTCAGACGGTAGCCGGCGCCCCACAGAAGGTCGTGGCGCGAGGCGATACGAAGACTGTGCCGGAACTCGACGTCGTAGGTGTCCCGATCCTCCGTGAACACGGCCAGGTCCCGGTGCGTTCGGTCGCAATAGAACTGCAGCGTCGTATCCGAGCCCTCCTTCAGGCGGTGCTTCCACAGGCCGAGCAGGTGGCCCCCGGAGAGGTCGGCATCCTTCTCCACGAGCTGGATGAACGGCGACGTGTAGGTCGTGATGGCTTCGCGCTGGCCCGCCTTCCCGGAGTAGAGGTCGCCCTGGAGCGTCAGGTGATTCTGTTCGCCCCGATCGGCGTCGGCGCGGAACCCCGCCAGCCCCAGGTGCCAGGCGTCGAAGTCGTCCCCGTTCTGATGGAACTCCGCGTCCCGATCGGAGTACTTGGCGTACGTGCGGATCGCCACGTCGCTCTTGGTCCTCCATCCGAACCGGCCGGTCGCCACGGCCCGGTCTTCGTTGCCGCCGCGCAAAGAAGCGTACGAACCCTGGGTGGCCTGGGCGCTCTTGGTGATGATGTTGATGACCCCGTTGACCGCGTTCGCGCCCCACAGCGTCGCGCCCGGGCCGCGGATCACCTCGATCCGATCGATATCGTTCAGGATGACGTCCTGCACGTCCCAGTAGACTCCGGCGAACAGCGGGGAATAGACGCTGCGCCCGTCGATCAGGACGAGCAGCGACCGGGAGAGCGTGCTGGTGAAGCCGCGCACGCCGACCGCCCAGGTGCTCGAATTCGCCCGGGCGACCTGCACCCCGGGCACCAGGCGGAGGAGGTCCGGGAGGGTCGTGGCCCCCGAGCGCCGGATGTCCTCCGACGTAATCACCTGCACCGCCGCGGCCGCGTCCATCAGCCGCTCCGGCTTCTTCGAGACCGACGTGACCTCCAGGTTCATGACGGCCTCGAGGCCGATGGTCGTGAGATCTGCGGGGGGCTCCTCGCAGCGCGCCGCGTCCCCCGAAGCGGCGGCCGCGGCCAGGAGCGTCGCCGCCAGGAACGCTCCGAGACGCTGTGCGCTGGACTGCACGCGGAGGTGTGGGACAACCGCGAGGGGCACGGTGCCGGCGAGTCGTCGAGCCACGAGACGCCTCCGCACAAGGATCGTCCATCGAAAACTGCGTACTTCTACGCAGCCGGGAACACCCTCAACGCCAGTCCGTGATTCAAGTTAGGGCGCGCGACGTCCAAGTCAAGGACACGCGCCGATCGATCGCCGATTCCACGGAGCGAGGGAAAGACCGAGGACGGATTTGTAATGCGGACCCCGTGCGTCCGGGCCCGGAGCGCCGAAGCCTACCCCGCGCCGGCGGACTGTTCCTCGGGAAGGGCGGCCGCCGAGGGGGCCGGCGCGAAGGTCAGCCTGCGGCGGAACTCGACCTGGAGCAGCGCCAGGACCAGCACCGCCTGGATCGCCGTCGAGACCACGGAGAGATACCATACCGCGCGGATCTCGAAGCCGGCGCGCCTCGAGAGCAGGAAGGCCGGAAGCGCGAACAGAAGAAGACGCAGGGAGGAGCAGGCCAGAGGCGGCAGGGTGTGCCCCATCCCCTGAAACATGCTGGAGCTCGTGAAGATCAGCCCCATCGCCAGGAAGTTGTAGGAGATCACGCGCAGGTATTCGCCCCCGAAGGCGACGACGTCCTGATCGTTCGAGAACGCGCCGATCAGGGCCTCGGGCGCGATGTGGCTCAGGATCGTGAACAGGACCATGAAGGCGGAGACCAGGATGGAGGCCGACCTGAACGTCTCCCGCACGCGCTCGGCGCGGCGCGCGCCGAAGTTCTGCCCGGCGAGCGGGGCGGCGGCGAAGCTGATCGCCACGACCGGCAGGAACATCGACTGCATCACACGGGCTCCGATGCCGAATCCGGCCTGCGCCGCCGCGCCGAAGCCGCGGATGATCGAGTACACCAGCACCATGTAGACCGACATCAGCGCGAACTCGCCCCCGGCCGGCAGGCCGACCCGTGTCATGCCCCACCAGATCGGGCCCTGCGGCTTCCAGCGCGCGATCGAGACTTTCAGATAGTTGCCCGGACGCAGAAAGTAGATCCAGAACATCACGGTCCCCACGACCATGGCGATGAACGTCGCCAGGGCCGCTCCCGCCACGCCCAGCGGGTGCCCCGTGCCCCAGCCGAGGATCAGGACAGGCGCCAGAAGGATGTTGAGAACCACGGTCAGGATCTGGATGCCGACGGTCGGCTTGATGACACCGCTGCCGCGCAGCGCCGATCCCATGGCGACGATCACGAACTGCAGCAGCATCGCGGGGATGAACCAGTTCAGATACTGGATTCCCAGCCGCGCGGTCGCTTCGTCGGCCCCCAGCCATCGGCAGTAGGGCCCGCGCAGAACGAGCCCGAGGACCGCCACCACGAACCCCACGACCAGCGACAGCACGAACGCCTGGTTGAACACCAGGCCGGCGTGGTCGTGGTCCTTCTGCCCCACCGCGTGCGAAACGAGCGTTGTCGTCCCGACCCCCAGGGTCTGCGTGATCGCCAGGACCACGATCATGAGATTACCCGCCAGCCCGACGGCGGCGATGGCGTCCTTCCCCAGCCGCCCGACGAAATAGAGATCGGCCAGGTAATAAAGGGTCTGGAACAGCATGCTCACAGCCATGAAGGAGGAGAGCGCTATCAGGTGCCTGTTGACGGATCCCTGGGTGAGGTCGTGCATGGCGCCGGATCATACCACCGGCCGGAGCGCCGGCGTCCTCGACGGCCCACGGCTTGCGCGACCGGCCGACGTGGTGGACAATACCGGCCCTTCGATGCACAAAGGAGACGGACGGTGAGAGGACAGTCGGCGTTGTTCGTCGCAATTCTGGCGTGCCCGGTCACGATCGCCCCGCTCGTCGCGGCCCCCGCGATCGAGAAATCGGTCGTCCGCATCGTCAACCACGCGCAGCGCCCCAGCTGGTACACGCCGTGGGGGACCGGGGCGATGCAGTGGGCGACGGGAAGCGGCTTCGTCATCGAGGGCGGGCTCATCATGACGAACGCGCACGTCGTCAGCGATTCCCGCTTCCTCGCGCTGTTCCTCTACGGCGACCCGAACCCGCACGAGGGGCGGGTCGTGGTGGAGGGGCACGACTGCGACCTGGCGCTGATCCGGCCGGTCGAGCCGAAGATTCTCGAGGGCGTGCCGGCCCTCCCGATCGGCGGCCTCCCCTCCCTGCGCTCCATGGTCGAGACTTATGGATATCCGAGCGGCGGGGATCAGATTTCGTCGACGCAGGGTGTCGTGTCGCGGATCGATCGCCAGCTCTACGCCCACTCCGCCGCCGACGGGCACCTGGCGGTGCAGACCGACGCCGCCATCAACCCGGGCAACAGCGGCGGTCCCGTCGTCCAGGAAGGGAAGATCGTCGGCGTGGCGTTCCAGAACAACAAGGCGATGGAGAGCGTCGGGTTCTTCATACCGACCGAGGTGATCCGTCACTTTCTCGCCGACGCCAAGGACGGAACGTACGCCGGCTACCCGGACCTCGCGGTGCGGACCGCCTCGCTGGAGAACCCGGCCGCCCGCCGACTGGCGGGCATGCAGGAGGGGGAGTCGGGCGTGCGTGTGGACTGGATCGCGCCGGACAGCAGCGCCGACGGATGGCTGCGGACCGGCGACATCCTCCTGCGCATCGAGGGAGAGACGATCGCGAACGACGGCAGCGTCGCGTCCGGCGAGCTGCGGCTGCCGTTCGGGCTCCTCGTCGACCGGCGTCAGATCGGCGAGACGCTCCCCGTCCGGATCCTGCGCGAGGGAGCCCGGAAGGACCTGGGCATCCCGCTGAAGGGATACCCGGAAAACCTGCGCTACTCGAACCAGTACGACCGCCGGCCGCGCTACTACGTCTACGCGGGCCTGGTGTTCGTGCCGCTCGACCGCGAGATGGTCAAGACCTTCGGCGACGACTGGATGTCGGACGCCAGCTCCGAGCTGGTCTACGAGCTCTTGTTCCGCCCGCAGGGCGAGCCCGCTCTGCTCAAGAAAGAGCGCGTCGTCCTGCTCCGGCGTCTGGATTCTCCCGTGAACGCGAACATCCCTTTCTTCAAGAACATCCTCGTCGACAAGGTCAACGACAAGACGATCGATTCTCTCGAAGACCTGGTCCGGGCCATCGAGGAGAACAAGGCGCCCTACCACGTGTTCGAGTTCGGCTACTTCGGCCGTGTGGCGGTTCTCGATCGCGCGGAGGCGGACAAGGCGAACGCGCAGATCCTGAAGGATTACGGCGTCGCGAAGGACCGGAACCTGTGAGGACGATCACCTGCATCCTCCTGTCCGCCCTGGCCACCCTGACGCTCGCCGCCCAGACGACGCGCGTCTCCTTCGAGTCCCAGGTCGTGGTCCTCGTGGTCACGACGCAGGACTACGACGAGTGGCGGCCATGGGAGAAGAAGACCCCCGAGACCCGGACGGTGCAGGCCGTGGTCCTGGACGGGTCCCTGATCGCCACGACCGCGGACCTCGTCGAGAACGCGACGGTGATCTTCGTCGAGAAGCACGGGCGCCCCCTGCGGGAGCCGGCGCGGATCGTCCACGTCGACGCCGACGCCAACCTTGCGCTCCTCACCGTCGACAAGCCCGGCTTCTTCGCGGATCTCACGCCCGCAGCGCTCGCGCCGTCCATGCCCACGGAGGGACAGGTGAGCACGGTCCGCTGGCGATCGGGGCAGCTGGAGATCTCGGCGAGCCGCATCTCGCGGATCGAGGTCGGGACCAGCTACCTCGGCGCCCTCGAGCACGCTTCCCTGATGGTGGAGACCGATCTGTCCGGCGGGGGCTGGTCGGAGCCGCTGTTCGCGGAAGGCCGCCTCATCGGACTGACCTTCGCCCAGGACGAGAAGAGCGCGACCGTGACGCCGGTGGACATCCTGCGCGCCTCCCTCGAATCGGCGCGAACGCCGGCCGGGTATCGCGAGTTCGCGAACCTCGAGCTGTCCTGGGAGGTCAACCGGGATCCGGCGCTGACCCGGTATCTCGGCCTCGAGGGGGAGCCCCGGGGGATCCTCGTCACGCAGGTGCCCTGGGGCAGCTCGGCCTGCGGCGCCCTGTACCCGCGCGACATCCTCCTCGGTCTCGACGGCCACGCCATCGACGCGGCCGGCAACTACCAGCACCGGCGCTACGGTCAGCTGAAATTCACGCAGATCGTCGTGGACGGGCACCATGCGGGCGACGTCATCCCCGGAGAGGTGCTGCGCGACGGGAAGAAGGTCCCCGTCCGGCTCACCCTCCGGCCGGCCAGGAGCGCCAACGACCTCGTGCCGGTGCGCACGGGCGGCGCGGCCCCTCCGTACGTCATCGAGGGGGGTCTGGTGTTCCGCGAGCTCGACGGGGAATTCCTGCGGACCTGGGGAAAGGACTGGGAGAAGAAGGCTCCGCCGTTCCTGATGACGGGCTACGACCTGTTCCGTACGACCCAGACACCCGGCCGGCGCCGCGTCATCCTCCTCGCCTACGTGCTTCCGTCCGCCTACAACCTGGGATACGGCAACCTGGAGACCCTGCCCGTGGCTCGCATCAACGGTCGCGACGTCGATTCGATCGCCGATGTGGACGAGGCGTTCCGGCACCCCGAGGGAGAGTTCCACAGGATCGTCTTCCAGCCGAACCCGGTGCGCGCCGAGCTCGTGCTCGATGCCGCCACACTCGACAAGGCCACACAGGAGATCCTGGACGAGTACCAGATCCCGGAGCGGCGCCGTCTGCGCAAGACTCCGCTCCCCGATCTCGGGGGCGCCTGTCCTGACCGCCCCGCAACGCATGGCGCGCCCTGACCGTCAACAGGAACATTCCGTCTCACGTGTAACCGCCGGAGGATCCCGGTCGTCTGCTGTTGGGGGCGCCGCGCAGTCTTCTTCCGTCTGCCACGCGCTGCGGGAGGACTCGGTCGTGCGAAGAATCGACACACAGTGGACCGGTCGGGCGCAGACGTGGCGCCTGTTGACCCGGCCGGCGTGCCTGCTCATGGTGGTGCTCCTGGTGCTCTCCTGCGGCGGGGCGAGTCTGGAGAGCAAGGCGCTCGATCGTCCGATCACGGTCGATGGCAAGGCCGAGGACTGGCGCGACTCTCTGACCTATTTCAAGGATGCGGGGATCGCCGTCGGCGCCTTCAATGACCAGAAGGACCTCTATGTCTGCGTCACGTCGTGGAACCAGGAGATCAGCCTGGAGGCGATGAACCAGGGCCTCACAGTCTGGTTCAGCCCCGGCGGAGCGGCCGAGAAGCGGTTCGGGATCGAGTACCCGCTCCTGCAGGACAGGCTCGGGCACGACCGGCAGGGGGCGAAGGAGCAGGGGGATCCGCTGTTCGCGGAACAGGGAACCGTCAGCCACGTCGCGCTGCGCGGACCGGGCGTGAACGATCGTCGCATCCTCGCCGTCCCGGATGTCCCCGGACTCGA of the Candidatus Dormiibacterota bacterium genome contains:
- a CDS encoding response regulator, translating into MTRPLRVLILEDNENDAELLLRELRRQNYEPVYHRVDSEAAMNEALDREPWSLIISDYAMPQFTAMHALEIIKRRSMDLPFIIVSGTIGEETAAIAMKSGAHDFLTKGKLTRLGAAVERELRDAEERREHKKAEEALRRSEEQLRQSQKVEAIGRLAGGIAHDFNNLLTIINGYTELLLGRIPAEDRMSRDINEIRKAGMRAASLTRQLLAFSRKQILEPKVLDLNTIVVDLEKMLRRLIGEDVELIISPAADLRRTKADPGQIEQVIMNLVVNARDAMPQGGKLTLETANVDLDDTYAARHVGVRAGAYILLAVSDTGCGMDREAMAHIFEPFFTTKGPGKGTGLGLSTVYGIVKQSGGNVWAYSEPGRGTTFKIYLPQAEGVVDRLTRDGRPSDIPRGSETILLVEDQKELRELVRQMLEMNGYTVVAAGEGLEALEICKQHTGAIHLMLSDVVMPQMGGRELAQRLATLRPDMKVLYMSGYTSNAIVHHGILDPGTAFLQKPFTPDGLARKVREVLDQGQEPVQASPVRRSRLG
- a CDS encoding response regulator; its protein translation is MEDKRIVLLVEDNPDDEALTLRALKKNNILNEVVVARDGSEALDYLLGSSGKPPRIRLDQLAVVLLDLKLPKVNGLEVLRRLRADPRTKLLPIVILTSSKEEKDLVGAYDSGANSYVQKPVEFAEFVKAAGHLGLYWLVTNASPPMPA
- a CDS encoding ATP-binding protein — translated: MALFGGGSIKRKLVLASIVSKTIALLIVGAVIISFDLMELREKLVRRLSVQTDIVGANCLSALLFSDPKSAETTLSALKADPRVRAAGLYTADHRLFATYVRDASAGTTLPVESALDTGPGARMLEDRLLLSRRILFDGKTIGTVVIASDLSEITGTMARDVVIFASVLLLSLLISLVISTRLQRDIAQPILGLAETARKVTLEKDYSVRATGGSRDEIGSLVGAFNEMLEEIRQQEAELRTARDRLEQRVAERTAQLEIANKELEAFSYSVSHDLRAPLRSIEGFSHALMEDCADSLNEAGRDSLQRIVASSVKMGQLIDGLLNLSRVTRTEVKGGSVDLSSLAREIVADLLQSEDGRQVECVVAEGAVAEGDQALLRAVLQNLIGNAWKFTRKRTPARIEFGIDGGSGETRYFVQDNGAGFDMAFVDKLFGAFQRLHGQNEFPGIGIGLATVQRIVNRHGGRVWAIAAPDKGATVYFTLGKGGTNGGQEDRAAGGGQPGRRGADPAGAEEEQHPQ
- a CDS encoding YfiR family protein translates to MVAASRHRLLVLCLGGMLLAAGGGARGDETAKGVLSEYQIKAAYLYYFTTFVDWPSETYSRTAETVVVGVLGEDPFGAILDETFRGKSVNSRRLVVKRFANIKDARDSHVLFISNSERDRLPSILKALEGASVLTVGDLDRFASRGGQIAFRTEDKKVRFDINVAAVQRAHLKISAQLMKLGRIVDGSGREGV
- a CDS encoding TonB-dependent receptor encodes the protein MARRLAGTVPLAVVPHLRVQSSAQRLGAFLAATLLAAAAASGDAARCEEPPADLTTIGLEAVMNLEVTSVSKKPERLMDAAAAVQVITSEDIRRSGATTLPDLLRLVPGVQVARANSSTWAVGVRGFTSTLSRSLLVLIDGRSVYSPLFAGVYWDVQDVILNDIDRIEVIRGPGATLWGANAVNGVINIITKSAQATQGSYASLRGGNEDRAVATGRFGWRTKSDVAIRTYAKYSDRDAEFHQNGDDFDAWHLGLAGFRADADRGEQNHLTLQGDLYSGKAGQREAITTYTSPFIQLVEKDADLSGGHLLGLWKHRLKEGSDTTLQFYCDRTHRDLAVFTEDRDTYDVEFRHSLRIASRHDLLWGAGYRLTSGVTESVPTLQIVPHDRTDDVLSGFVQDEFRIVPSKWTLTVGSKFEHNDYSGFNSQPNLRVVFSPSSKQVFWSAASRALRVPSRIETDLSLTAFVEPTTPTFARLIGSKDFKPERLTAYELGYRLQAMERLFVDLALFQNDYARLLSLEPGVPFTETSPPPSHTVLPLGFGNGMTADARGAELSLDWHPAGRWRLAGSCSFLEIDLLPSSDSLDTTTENSTEGSSPRRMANLRSSLDLPRNFGLDVTLRYVGRLPSQSVDAYTEMDVLFSRRLGAGFELAVAGQNLLDSRHAEFAGGSVARVEVERSVYGRIARRW
- a CDS encoding MATE family efflux transporter; translated protein: MHDLTQGSVNRHLIALSSFMAVSMLFQTLYYLADLYFVGRLGKDAIAAVGLAGNLMIVVLAITQTLGVGTTTLVSHAVGQKDHDHAGLVFNQAFVLSLVVGFVVAVLGLVLRGPYCRWLGADEATARLGIQYLNWFIPAMLLQFVIVAMGSALRGSGVIKPTVGIQILTVVLNILLAPVLILGWGTGHPLGVAGAALATFIAMVVGTVMFWIYFLRPGNYLKVSIARWKPQGPIWWGMTRVGLPAGGEFALMSVYMVLVYSIIRGFGAAAQAGFGIGARVMQSMFLPVVAISFAAAPLAGQNFGARRAERVRETFRSASILVSAFMVLFTILSHIAPEALIGAFSNDQDVVAFGGEYLRVISYNFLAMGLIFTSSSMFQGMGHTLPPLACSSLRLLLFALPAFLLSRRAGFEIRAVWYLSVVSTAIQAVLVLALLQVEFRRRLTFAPAPSAAALPEEQSAGAG
- a CDS encoding serine protease yields the protein MRGQSALFVAILACPVTIAPLVAAPAIEKSVVRIVNHAQRPSWYTPWGTGAMQWATGSGFVIEGGLIMTNAHVVSDSRFLALFLYGDPNPHEGRVVVEGHDCDLALIRPVEPKILEGVPALPIGGLPSLRSMVETYGYPSGGDQISSTQGVVSRIDRQLYAHSAADGHLAVQTDAAINPGNSGGPVVQEGKIVGVAFQNNKAMESVGFFIPTEVIRHFLADAKDGTYAGYPDLAVRTASLENPAARRLAGMQEGESGVRVDWIAPDSSADGWLRTGDILLRIEGETIANDGSVASGELRLPFGLLVDRRQIGETLPVRILREGARKDLGIPLKGYPENLRYSNQYDRRPRYYVYAGLVFVPLDREMVKTFGDDWMSDASSELVYELLFRPQGEPALLKKERVVLLRRLDSPVNANIPFFKNILVDKVNDKTIDSLEDLVRAIEENKAPYHVFEFGYFGRVAVLDRAEADKANAQILKDYGVAKDRNL